One window of the Nicotiana tabacum cultivar K326 chromosome 4, ASM71507v2, whole genome shotgun sequence genome contains the following:
- the LOC107816199 gene encoding glycerophosphodiester phosphodiesterase GDPD4-like isoform X3, translating to MDRQQRRLRLERHGLLSRKLKPKLRVFTSRKVFRSLLIGLALIAIIPPIYFHFRLRRFHQMAAYRTALNSQADCIEIDVSRSSDGVLFALHDRDLQRITGNNNSKVSHLSSKEIKELDAVHQLKLEHHDLTVPTVEDALKLISGSVRRVILDAKVGPPLYEKEFAKDLLSIVNNTGCKNCLVWAKSDSFSRDVMKLSSDVMVGYIVMVDPSTGTRMKLLRFRGAAVVGVYHPLIDENLMKILHGRNKKVYAWTVDDEDSMKKMLFERVDAIVTSNPSLLQRLMQDVRTQCFEEGFSLST from the exons ATGGACAGGCAACAGCGTCGACTCCGGTTGGAGAGGCATGGCCTCTTGTCCCGAAAGCTTAAGCCAAAGCTCAGAGTTTTCACTTCCAGAAAGGTGTTTAGATCTCTGCTCATTGGCCTCGCCCTCATCGCCATTATCCCCCCTATTTACTTCCATTTTCGTCTCCGTCGATTCCATCAG ATGGCTGCATACCGAACTGCTCTTAATTCTCAGGCTGACTGCATTGAGATTGATGTTTCTCGTTCTTCAGATGGTGTGTTGTTTGCCCTCCATGACCG GGATTTGCAACGGATAACTGGGAACAACAATTCTAAAGTTTCACACTTAAGCTCAAAGGAG ATTAAAGAGCTCGATGCAGTTCATCAGCTTAAGTTGGAGCATCATGATCTAACTGTTCCAACAGTTGAAGATGCATTAAAG TTGATATCAGGTTCTGTCCGCCGAGTAATTCTTGATGCAAAAGTTGGTCCCCCGCTGTATGAAAAAGAGTTTGCAAAGGATCTTCTTTCTATT GTCAACAATACAGGCTGTAAGAATTGCCTTGTATGGGCTAAAAGTGACAGTTTTTCAAGAGATGTGATGAAACTGTCGTCAGATGTTATG GTAGGTTACATTGTCATGGTAGATCCTTCAACAGGAACTAGAATGAAGTTATTGAGATTTCGAGGTGCTGCAGTTGTTGGTGTTTACCATCCTTTAATTGATGAGAATCTCATGAAAATCCTCCATGG GAGGAATAAAAAGGTTTATGCATGGACTGTTGATGATGAGGACTCAATGAAGAAAATGTTATTTGAGCGGGTGGATGCTATTGTTACAAGCAATCCATCTTTACTCCAACGCCTTATGCAAGATGTGAGGACACAATGCTTTGAGGAAGGTTTTTCTCTGTCCACTTGA
- the LOC107816199 gene encoding glycerophosphodiester phosphodiesterase GDPD4-like isoform X1 produces MDRQQRRLRLERHGLLSRKLKPKLRVFTSRKVFRSLLIGLALIAIIPPIYFHFRLRRFHQMQSQKCSWLHSLPLVCAHGGDSSKAFPNTMAAYRTALNSQADCIEIDVSRSSDGVLFALHDRDLQRITGNNNSKVSHLSSKEIKELDAVHQLKLEHHDLTVPTVEDALKLISGSVRRVILDAKVGPPLYEKEFAKDLLSIVNNTGCKNCLVWAKSDSFSRDVMKLSSDVMVGYIVMVDPSTGTRMKLLRFRGAAVVGVYHPLIDENLMKILHGRNKKVYAWTVDDEDSMKKMLFERVDAIVTSNPSLLQRLMQDVRTQCFEEGFSLST; encoded by the exons ATGGACAGGCAACAGCGTCGACTCCGGTTGGAGAGGCATGGCCTCTTGTCCCGAAAGCTTAAGCCAAAGCTCAGAGTTTTCACTTCCAGAAAGGTGTTTAGATCTCTGCTCATTGGCCTCGCCCTCATCGCCATTATCCCCCCTATTTACTTCCATTTTCGTCTCCGTCGATTCCATCAG ATGCAATCACAGAAATGTAGTTGGCTGCACAGTCTTCCTCTGGTCTGTGCTCATGGTGGTGATTCGTCGAAGGCCTTTCCCAACACT ATGGCTGCATACCGAACTGCTCTTAATTCTCAGGCTGACTGCATTGAGATTGATGTTTCTCGTTCTTCAGATGGTGTGTTGTTTGCCCTCCATGACCG GGATTTGCAACGGATAACTGGGAACAACAATTCTAAAGTTTCACACTTAAGCTCAAAGGAG ATTAAAGAGCTCGATGCAGTTCATCAGCTTAAGTTGGAGCATCATGATCTAACTGTTCCAACAGTTGAAGATGCATTAAAG TTGATATCAGGTTCTGTCCGCCGAGTAATTCTTGATGCAAAAGTTGGTCCCCCGCTGTATGAAAAAGAGTTTGCAAAGGATCTTCTTTCTATT GTCAACAATACAGGCTGTAAGAATTGCCTTGTATGGGCTAAAAGTGACAGTTTTTCAAGAGATGTGATGAAACTGTCGTCAGATGTTATG GTAGGTTACATTGTCATGGTAGATCCTTCAACAGGAACTAGAATGAAGTTATTGAGATTTCGAGGTGCTGCAGTTGTTGGTGTTTACCATCCTTTAATTGATGAGAATCTCATGAAAATCCTCCATGG GAGGAATAAAAAGGTTTATGCATGGACTGTTGATGATGAGGACTCAATGAAGAAAATGTTATTTGAGCGGGTGGATGCTATTGTTACAAGCAATCCATCTTTACTCCAACGCCTTATGCAAGATGTGAGGACACAATGCTTTGAGGAAGGTTTTTCTCTGTCCACTTGA
- the LOC107816199 gene encoding glycerophosphodiester phosphodiesterase GDPD4-like isoform X4: MDRQQRRLRLERHGLLSRKLKPKLRVFTSRKVFRSLLIGLALIAIIPPIYFHFRLRRFHQMQSQKCSWLHSLPLVCAHGGDSSKAFPNTMAAYRTALNSQADCIEIDVSRSSDGVLFALHDRDLQRITGNNNSKVSHLSSKEIKELDAVHQLKLEHHDLTVPTVEDALKLISGSVRRVILDAKVGPPLYEKEFAKDLLSIVGYIVMVDPSTGTRMKLLRFRGAAVVGVYHPLIDENLMKILHGRNKKVYAWTVDDEDSMKKMLFERVDAIVTSNPSLLQRLMQDVRTQCFEEGFSLST; this comes from the exons ATGGACAGGCAACAGCGTCGACTCCGGTTGGAGAGGCATGGCCTCTTGTCCCGAAAGCTTAAGCCAAAGCTCAGAGTTTTCACTTCCAGAAAGGTGTTTAGATCTCTGCTCATTGGCCTCGCCCTCATCGCCATTATCCCCCCTATTTACTTCCATTTTCGTCTCCGTCGATTCCATCAG ATGCAATCACAGAAATGTAGTTGGCTGCACAGTCTTCCTCTGGTCTGTGCTCATGGTGGTGATTCGTCGAAGGCCTTTCCCAACACT ATGGCTGCATACCGAACTGCTCTTAATTCTCAGGCTGACTGCATTGAGATTGATGTTTCTCGTTCTTCAGATGGTGTGTTGTTTGCCCTCCATGACCG GGATTTGCAACGGATAACTGGGAACAACAATTCTAAAGTTTCACACTTAAGCTCAAAGGAG ATTAAAGAGCTCGATGCAGTTCATCAGCTTAAGTTGGAGCATCATGATCTAACTGTTCCAACAGTTGAAGATGCATTAAAG TTGATATCAGGTTCTGTCCGCCGAGTAATTCTTGATGCAAAAGTTGGTCCCCCGCTGTATGAAAAAGAGTTTGCAAAGGATCTTCTTTCTATT GTAGGTTACATTGTCATGGTAGATCCTTCAACAGGAACTAGAATGAAGTTATTGAGATTTCGAGGTGCTGCAGTTGTTGGTGTTTACCATCCTTTAATTGATGAGAATCTCATGAAAATCCTCCATGG GAGGAATAAAAAGGTTTATGCATGGACTGTTGATGATGAGGACTCAATGAAGAAAATGTTATTTGAGCGGGTGGATGCTATTGTTACAAGCAATCCATCTTTACTCCAACGCCTTATGCAAGATGTGAGGACACAATGCTTTGAGGAAGGTTTTTCTCTGTCCACTTGA
- the LOC107816199 gene encoding glycerophosphodiester phosphodiesterase GDPD4-like isoform X2, which translates to MASCPESLSQSSEFSLPERCLDLCSLASPSSPLSPLFTSIFVSVDSIRCNHRNVVGCTVFLWSVLMVVIRRRPFPTLWLHTELLLILRLTALRLMFLVLQMVCCLPSMTGRDLQRITGNNNSKVSHLSSKEIKELDAVHQLKLEHHDLTVPTVEDALKLISGSVRRVILDAKVGPPLYEKEFAKDLLSIVNNTGCKNCLVWAKSDSFSRDVMKLSSDVMVGYIVMVDPSTGTRMKLLRFRGAAVVGVYHPLIDENLMKILHGRNKKVYAWTVDDEDSMKKMLFERVDAIVTSNPSLLQRLMQDVRTQCFEEGFSLST; encoded by the exons ATGGCCTCTTGTCCCGAAAGCTTAAGCCAAAGCTCAGAGTTTTCACTTCCAGAAAGGTGTTTAGATCTCTGCTCATTGGCCTCGCCCTCATCGCCATTATCCCCCCTATTTACTTCCATTTTCGTCTCCGTCGATTCCATCAG ATGCAATCACAGAAATGTAGTTGGCTGCACAGTCTTCCTCTGGTCTGTGCTCATGGTGGTGATTCGTCGAAGGCCTTTCCCAACACT ATGGCTGCATACCGAACTGCTCTTAATTCTCAGGCTGACTGCATTGAGATTGATGTTTCTCGTTCTTCAGATGGTGTGTTGTTTGCCCTCCATGACCG GCAGGGATTTGCAACGGATAACTGGGAACAACAATTCTAAAGTTTCACACTTAAGCTCAAAGGAG ATTAAAGAGCTCGATGCAGTTCATCAGCTTAAGTTGGAGCATCATGATCTAACTGTTCCAACAGTTGAAGATGCATTAAAG TTGATATCAGGTTCTGTCCGCCGAGTAATTCTTGATGCAAAAGTTGGTCCCCCGCTGTATGAAAAAGAGTTTGCAAAGGATCTTCTTTCTATT GTCAACAATACAGGCTGTAAGAATTGCCTTGTATGGGCTAAAAGTGACAGTTTTTCAAGAGATGTGATGAAACTGTCGTCAGATGTTATG GTAGGTTACATTGTCATGGTAGATCCTTCAACAGGAACTAGAATGAAGTTATTGAGATTTCGAGGTGCTGCAGTTGTTGGTGTTTACCATCCTTTAATTGATGAGAATCTCATGAAAATCCTCCATGG GAGGAATAAAAAGGTTTATGCATGGACTGTTGATGATGAGGACTCAATGAAGAAAATGTTATTTGAGCGGGTGGATGCTATTGTTACAAGCAATCCATCTTTACTCCAACGCCTTATGCAAGATGTGAGGACACAATGCTTTGAGGAAGGTTTTTCTCTGTCCACTTGA
- the LOC107816199 gene encoding glycerophosphodiester phosphodiesterase GDPD4-like isoform X5 produces the protein MASCPESLSQSSEFSLPERCLDLCSLASPSSPLSPLFTSIFVSVDSIRWLHTELLLILRLTALRLMFLVLQMVCCLPSMTGRDLQRITGNNNSKVSHLSSKEIKELDAVHQLKLEHHDLTVPTVEDALKLISGSVRRVILDAKVGPPLYEKEFAKDLLSIVNNTGCKNCLVWAKSDSFSRDVMKLSSDVMVGYIVMVDPSTGTRMKLLRFRGAAVVGVYHPLIDENLMKILHGRNKKVYAWTVDDEDSMKKMLFERVDAIVTSNPSLLQRLMQDVRTQCFEEGFSLST, from the exons ATGGCCTCTTGTCCCGAAAGCTTAAGCCAAAGCTCAGAGTTTTCACTTCCAGAAAGGTGTTTAGATCTCTGCTCATTGGCCTCGCCCTCATCGCCATTATCCCCCCTATTTACTTCCATTTTCGTCTCCGTCGATTCCATCAG ATGGCTGCATACCGAACTGCTCTTAATTCTCAGGCTGACTGCATTGAGATTGATGTTTCTCGTTCTTCAGATGGTGTGTTGTTTGCCCTCCATGACCG GCAGGGATTTGCAACGGATAACTGGGAACAACAATTCTAAAGTTTCACACTTAAGCTCAAAGGAG ATTAAAGAGCTCGATGCAGTTCATCAGCTTAAGTTGGAGCATCATGATCTAACTGTTCCAACAGTTGAAGATGCATTAAAG TTGATATCAGGTTCTGTCCGCCGAGTAATTCTTGATGCAAAAGTTGGTCCCCCGCTGTATGAAAAAGAGTTTGCAAAGGATCTTCTTTCTATT GTCAACAATACAGGCTGTAAGAATTGCCTTGTATGGGCTAAAAGTGACAGTTTTTCAAGAGATGTGATGAAACTGTCGTCAGATGTTATG GTAGGTTACATTGTCATGGTAGATCCTTCAACAGGAACTAGAATGAAGTTATTGAGATTTCGAGGTGCTGCAGTTGTTGGTGTTTACCATCCTTTAATTGATGAGAATCTCATGAAAATCCTCCATGG GAGGAATAAAAAGGTTTATGCATGGACTGTTGATGATGAGGACTCAATGAAGAAAATGTTATTTGAGCGGGTGGATGCTATTGTTACAAGCAATCCATCTTTACTCCAACGCCTTATGCAAGATGTGAGGACACAATGCTTTGAGGAAGGTTTTTCTCTGTCCACTTGA